In the Rubrivivax gelatinosus IL144 genome, TCCAGATGGTGCGCAACATCCCGGCGCTGGCGCTGATCCCGCTGGTCATCCTGTGGTTCGGCATCGACGAGACGGCCAAGCTGTTCCTCGTCGCGGTCGGCGTCTTCTTCCCGATCTACCTCAACACCTTCCACGGCATCCGCTCGGTGGACCGCGGGCTGATCGAGATGGCGCGCAGCTACGGGCTGTCGGGCTGGGCCTTGTACCGCCACGTCGTGCTGCCGGGCGCCTTGCCGTCGATTCTGGTCGGGCTGCGCTTCTCGCTCGGGCTGATGTGGGTGCTGCTGATCGTCGCCGAGACGATCTCGGCGCAGTCGGGCATCGGCTACCTGACGATGAACGCGCGCGAGTTCCTGCAGACCGACGTGGTGCTGGTCGGCATCCTGCTGTATGCGCTGCTGGGCAAGCTGGCCGACGTGCTGGCCAAGGGGCTGGAACGCTGGTGGCTGCGCTGGCACCCGGGCTACCAGGCGGCCGCGGCCTGAGGAGGGGAGATGATGCTGTCGGAACTGGACGTGCAGGCGGTGCACCACCTGGCGCAGGACGGCCTGCAGCGCCGCGCGCACGAGGCCGCCGAGCCGCCGCCGCGCCCGGCGCTGCCGGGCCTGGCGGTCGAGCTGCGCGGGCTGCAGAAGGCCTACGGCGAGCGCCGCGTGCTGGAGAGCCTGGACCTGCGCCTGGCGCCGGGCGAGTTCGTCGCCGTCGTCGGCCGCAGCGGCTGCGGCAAGAGCACGCTGTTGC is a window encoding:
- the ssuC gene encoding aliphatic sulfonate ABC transporter permease SsuC yields the protein MSAAPSSWQRWGRRALPWALPVALVLAWEIASRAGWLSSRVLPEPWAVVTALVGLLKSGELLHHVAISTGRALAGLAIGGGLGLALGLLTGTFRVFETLLDTSFQMVRNIPALALIPLVILWFGIDETAKLFLVAVGVFFPIYLNTFHGIRSVDRGLIEMARSYGLSGWALYRHVVLPGALPSILVGLRFSLGLMWVLLIVAETISAQSGIGYLTMNAREFLQTDVVLVGILLYALLGKLADVLAKGLERWWLRWHPGYQAAAA